A region from the Prionailurus viverrinus isolate Anna chromosome E2, UM_Priviv_1.0, whole genome shotgun sequence genome encodes:
- the FOSB gene encoding protein FosB isoform X1 has translation MFQAFPGDYDSGSRCSSSPSAESQYLSSVDSFGSPPTAAASQECAGLGEMPGSFVPTVTAITTSQDLQWLVQPTLISSMAQSQGQPLASQPPAVDPYDMPGTSYSTPGMSGYGSGGASGSGGPSTSGTASGPGPARPARARPRRPREETLTPEEEEKRRVRRERNKLAAAKCRNRRRELTDRLQAETDQLEEEKAELESEIAELQKEKERLEFVLVAHKPGCKIPYEEGPGPGPLAEVRDLPGSASAKEDGFSWLLPPPPPPPLPFQTGQDASPNLTASLFTHSEVQVLGDPFPVVNPSYTSSFVLTCPDVSAFTGAQRPSGSDQPSDPLNSPSLLAL, from the exons ATGTTTCAAGCTTTCCCCGGAGACTACGACTCCGGCTCCCGGTGCAGCTCCTCACCCTCCGCCGAGTCTCAGTATCTGTCTTCGGTGGACTCCTTCGGCAGTCCACCCACTGCCGCCGCCTCCCAG GAGTGCGCCGGTCTCGGGGAAATGCCCGGTTCCTTCGTGCCCACGGTCACCGCGATCACAACCAGCCAGGACCTCCAGTGGCTCGTGCAACCCACCCTCATCTCTTCCATGGCCCAGTCCCAGGGGCAACCACTGGCCTCCCAGCCCCCGGCCGTCGACCCCTACGACATGCCAGGAACCAGTTACTCCACGCCGGGCATGAGTGGCTACGGCAGTGGCGGAGCCAGTGGCAGTGGCGGGCCTTCCACCAGCGGAACCGCCAGCGGACCTGGGCCTGCCCGTCCGGCCCGAGCCCGGCCTAGGAGACCCCGAGAGGAGACG CTTACTccggaagaggaggagaagagaagggttCGCCGGGAAAGAAACAAACTGGCAGCAGCAAAGTGTAGGAACCGTCGGCGGGAACTGACCGACCGACTCCAGGCG GAGACAGATCAGctggaggaagaaaaggcagagctGGAGTCGGAGATCGCCGAGCTCCAAAAGGAGAAGGAACGTCTGGAGTTTGTGCTGGTGGCCCACAAACCGGGCTGCAAGATCCCCTACGAagaggggccggggccgggcccgCTGGCGGAGGTGAGAGATTTGCCGGGGTCAGCATCCGCTAAGGAAGATGGTTTCAGCTGGCTGCTgccgcccccaccaccaccgccccTGCCCTTCCAGACCGGCCAAGACGCATCCCCCAACCTGACAGCTTCTCTCTTTACACACAGTGAAGTTCAAGTCCTCGGTGACCCCTTCCCCGTTGTTAACCCTTCGTACACTTCCTCGTTTGTCCTCACCTGCCCGGACGTCTCCGCGTTCACCGGCGCCCAACGCCCCAGCGGCAGTGACCAGCCTTCCGACCCCCTGAACTCGCCCTCCCTTCTTGCTCTGTGA
- the FOSB gene encoding protein FosB isoform X2: protein MPGSFVPTVTAITTSQDLQWLVQPTLISSMAQSQGQPLASQPPAVDPYDMPGTSYSTPGMSGYGSGGASGSGGPSTSGTASGPGPARPARARPRRPREETLTPEEEEKRRVRRERNKLAAAKCRNRRRELTDRLQAETDQLEEEKAELESEIAELQKEKERLEFVLVAHKPGCKIPYEEGPGPGPLAEVRDLPGSASAKEDGFSWLLPPPPPPPLPFQTGQDASPNLTASLFTHSEVQVLGDPFPVVNPSYTSSFVLTCPDVSAFTGAQRPSGSDQPSDPLNSPSLLAL from the exons ATGCCCGGTTCCTTCGTGCCCACGGTCACCGCGATCACAACCAGCCAGGACCTCCAGTGGCTCGTGCAACCCACCCTCATCTCTTCCATGGCCCAGTCCCAGGGGCAACCACTGGCCTCCCAGCCCCCGGCCGTCGACCCCTACGACATGCCAGGAACCAGTTACTCCACGCCGGGCATGAGTGGCTACGGCAGTGGCGGAGCCAGTGGCAGTGGCGGGCCTTCCACCAGCGGAACCGCCAGCGGACCTGGGCCTGCCCGTCCGGCCCGAGCCCGGCCTAGGAGACCCCGAGAGGAGACG CTTACTccggaagaggaggagaagagaagggttCGCCGGGAAAGAAACAAACTGGCAGCAGCAAAGTGTAGGAACCGTCGGCGGGAACTGACCGACCGACTCCAGGCG GAGACAGATCAGctggaggaagaaaaggcagagctGGAGTCGGAGATCGCCGAGCTCCAAAAGGAGAAGGAACGTCTGGAGTTTGTGCTGGTGGCCCACAAACCGGGCTGCAAGATCCCCTACGAagaggggccggggccgggcccgCTGGCGGAGGTGAGAGATTTGCCGGGGTCAGCATCCGCTAAGGAAGATGGTTTCAGCTGGCTGCTgccgcccccaccaccaccgccccTGCCCTTCCAGACCGGCCAAGACGCATCCCCCAACCTGACAGCTTCTCTCTTTACACACAGTGAAGTTCAAGTCCTCGGTGACCCCTTCCCCGTTGTTAACCCTTCGTACACTTCCTCGTTTGTCCTCACCTGCCCGGACGTCTCCGCGTTCACCGGCGCCCAACGCCCCAGCGGCAGTGACCAGCCTTCCGACCCCCTGAACTCGCCCTCCCTTCTTGCTCTGTGA